The stretch of DNA CGAAGCTTGACCCTGAAGAAGCGCGCAGACAGCTGACTGCCCGCTACAATCATTTCCGGCTGCTCATTCAGGCCAATACCAAGACCCATGAACATATTGCCGAACTTGAAGAAGCCCTGCGCGGGTTCCATCCTTACGGCATGCATTATGTGCGCGCCCTGTGCACCCGCATTTCTATCACCACCTATAAAATGGTCAGGCATCTCAATGATTTGAATCCTGAGTCCTATGCCATGCTTTTTGACCGCTTCAAGGAGATTCAGGAGCAGGTCTCGCAGCAGATTGAGCCTGTTCATTTTTCCGGGGAAGGGGAATTGGTGCTGGATTTTGAGCGGGTGGGACGCGATCAGGCCGACCTTTGCGGGCCTAAGATGGCCATGCTCGGCGAGGCCGGAAAAAGACTCGGACTGAATATCCCCGCCGGATTTGTAGTGACCACTGCGGCTTTTCGTAAATTCATGGAGCAGGGCGGTTTGCAGGACGAAATCGACCGTATCATTCAGGCTACGGATTTTGATAAGCGGGATGAGGTCTTTCAGGTTTCTTCACGGGTCATGCAGCTCATAATTTCTACAGATTTTCCCGAAGATATTTCAACGGCCATTATGGACGGCTACAAGCAGCTGCGCGATTCCCTGGGGCGGGAAGTCAAGCTGGCCGTGCGTTCCAGTGCCCTTGGCGAGGATGTGGAAGGTGCGGCCTTTGCCGGACAGTACCGTTCCATCCTGAATGTGGATTCCGCGTCCCTGCTCATGGCGGTGAAGGAGGTCATGGCCTCCAAATACACCATGCAGGCCATGGCCTACCGCAACAATCGCGGCATGAAAGACGAGGATGTGGCCATGTGCGTGGGCTGCATTGAGATGGTGGAACCTGCAGCCGCCGGGGTGGCTTACTCGCGTAACCCGGTCAATGTGCGTGATGAGAATATTTCCATTTATTCGGTCTGGGGATTGCCGAGGGCGGTGGTGGACGGCTCCACGGAAACCGATGAATTTTCCGTGAAACGGGGAGCCGCGTTGGAAGTTGTTGAACGGCGGGTGGCCGAGAAGTGCGAAAAGTATATCTGCGATTCCGGTGAGGGGATCTGCCGCACCGAACTGTTGGACAGCTGCCGCATTGAACCTTCACTCAGTGATGAACAGGCGGTGCTGGTGGCCGATGTTGCCGTGCGTATTGAGGAGCATTTCGGACCGCCGCAGGATATTGAATGGGCTTTGACTGAAGCCGGGGAATTCTACCTGCTGCAATGCCGCCCGCTTATGCTGGTGGATGACGAGGATGAGCATGGCGCAGGCAGTCTTGATCTGCCGAAACCTGTGCTTGCCGGGGGGCGTACGGCCAGTCCCGGCGTGGGTATCGGTCCGGTTTTTCCTGTCCGCAAAAGCGCGGATGCCCTTTCGTTCCCAGACGGCGGGGTTATGGTTCTGAAACAGGCTCTGCCTGAGCATGCGGCCCTGCTGGACCGTTGCAGCGCGGTGATTACCGAGCAGGGTGGTATGGCCGGGCATCTGGCTAACGTTGCCCGTGAATTCGGGGTTGCGGCTTTGTTCGGGGTCAAGGGAGCTTTGGATGCACTTTATGAAGGGCAGATTGTAACCGTTGATGCGGACGGGCACGGGGTCTATGTCGGTCCTGTAGAGCCTTTGCTGGTGGAAAAGCCCCGCAAGCGGCTCATGCGCGGAAGTCCGGTGCAGGCGGCCCTGCGTAAGGCGGCGCGGCATATTGTGCGTTTGAACCTGACTGATCCTGAGAATCCCAATTTTAAGCCTTCAAATTGTAAAACCTACCACGATATTATGCGTTTCTGTCATGAGATGGCAGTGCGGGAGATGTTCGGATTCGGCATCAGCGACGAATATATAATGGCCGCTTCAAAGCAGCTGATTTGTAATGTTCCCAAGCAGTTCTGGGTGCTTGATCTCGGTAACGGAGTCAGTCCGGAAGGTGAGGTCAATGACCGCTGCGTGTTTATGCAGCATGTGGAGTGCATCCCCATGCGCGCGCTCTGGGCAGGGATGCAGGCCGTGCCGTGGGAAGGTCCTCCGGCCATTCATGGCAAAGGGCTGATGTCGGTCATGTTCGAAGCGACCATGAATCCCAATCTGAATGTGGCTACCCGTTCCACTTATGATCAGAAAAATTATTTCATGATTTCAAAGAATTATTGCTGTCTGCAATCCCGCTTCGGGTTCCATTTCTGCGGGGTGGAATCCCTTGTGGGGGAAAGGACTTCCGAGAACTACGCCAGCTTTCAGTTTAAAGGCGGGGCCGCCAATCCCGAGCGGCGCAGGCTGCGGGCCAAATTCATCGGTTCAATCCTTGATGAACTGGATTTCCGGGTCCGTATCCGTGAAGACAACATGCATGCCCGTCTTGAGGGGCTGGAGCGTGCAGACATGGAGTATCATCTCAAGATACTCGGTTATTTAATCACTCATACCCGGCAGCTGGATATGATCATGACCAACCCGGCGCAGGTGGAGCAGTACCGGGCGCGTTTTTTTAAGGATTTTGAGATTTTTAACGAGTGATTATTTGAGGCGTTCAGTTGTAATTTACTAACCGAAACTGATGTCACTTTGCTGCACATCATCACTGTTTTCAAAGGTGGCGATGAGTTTTTGTGCCCCTGCGCCGTCACCGTCCCCATCATAATAGAGTTTGTCGTTTTCAAATACAAAATATGCGGACGTGGACCCGGATACGGTCATGGTCCCAGAGACCGTATCGTATGCTTTAAATCCTGCGAAGGTCTTATAGCCGGACATTCCTGAGAACGGTTCAAACAGCAGATTGTCTTCGCCGCTGTTGAAGTTGTCTATGGTGTCGGCATTTGTGTATGTCCCGTATTTTATGGTCGTTACGGCTGAATCTTTCAGGTAAAATGTATCGGAACCTTCTCCAAGGTTGACTGTTTCGGAGCCTGAGGTGCTGCCGGTGAAAACATCACCGCTGTATCCGGTTGCAAAGAAGGTTTCTATGCTGCTGAATCCATATGTGTATGATCCGCTGGTGGCAACGCCTGTGCTGTTGTTGATGTTGATTGCGGCTGAAATCATGGCGCAATGCATGTTGTCTGTACCTTCTCCTGCATGCATTGTTGCGTTGCTGTTTCCTATCTCGAAAAAGTCGTTATTCTTAGTGCCGATAACAACTTCGATGTCGGTAATGGTGTCGTATTCACTCATGGGGTTCTGTCCCTCTAGCATTACCTTGCCATCGTCAAACTGGGCACTGACATATTTGTCGGTTATGCCAGAATAATCTACTGTGTCTATGCCGCCGCCTCCGTTATATACATCGTTTGCAGTGTCGTTATCTGTGAAAGTATTGGCACTGCCGTCACCGGTAATATTGTCGGCATATGCTGAACCGATGACGTTTTCTATTGAATTCAGGGTGTCATTGCCGTCTGCCCCGGTGGCGGTGTTTAAGGTCAGATCGACTGTGACACCGCCGCTGGCGTTTGCGTATGAGGCTGTGTCAATGTCTGAGCCGCCGTACAGTTCGTCATTCCCTGCTCCGCCTTCAAGAGTGTTATTCCCTTCAAGGCCGTATAATGTGTCCACTCCGGCGTTGCCCTGTATTGTGTTGTCCGCACTATCGCCTTCAAGGTTATCTCCGGAACCGGAGCCTATTATTCCTTCTACGTTGGTTATGGTGTCGATCCCGTGCGCTCCGCTGGTGGTGCCGTCTTTCAGACTAACGTTCACTCCGGTCATGGCACTGGCATAGGAGACAAAGTCAATGCCGGCTCCGCCATCAAGGCGGTCGTCACCTTCCCAGCCTTCCAGGGTGTCGTTGCCGCCGTTTCCGAGCAGGGTGTTGGCGAAATAGTCACCATCGAGTTCGTCATCGTGAGCGGAGCCTTCAATTCCTTCAATATTGGTCAGGAAGTCTGTTCTGCCGGATGTGCTGCCGAGATTGTTTTTTATGGATGCGTTGACACTGCCGCCTGCATCAGCATAGGAGACAAAATCCACATCAGATGCCGCTCCCGTACCCCCGTCAATATAGTTGGTACCAGTGCCGCCGTTTAGGGTGTCCGAACCTTCCTCTCCATATAATGTGTCGGCTCCGTCACTGCCGTACATGATGTCATCTCCGGTTCCCCCATAGAGGGTATCATCTCCGCACTGACCGTAGAGGGTGTCGCTGCCGCCAAGGCCTCTGATGGTGTCATTGGAGCTGCTTCCGGTAATGGTGTCGGCTTCAGCTGTGCCTTCTATCAGTCCGCTGCCGGTTATGTTGTGCGGGTCGGAAGTCGGTTCATCTTTTGAGCTGTCATTGTCATCGTTATTTTCGTCAGTATTTTCGAGAAGGGAGGTAATCTCGTCATCGTCGTTTTTCTTTTCCTTGTCCTTCTCTTCGTCTTTTGGTGTCGGCTTTGGTTCAGGGGTGATTTCCGGTGGCAATCCTTTTTCGTCTTTTTCGCCTTCCTTTTCAGGTTTCGGCTCCACGGGCTGTTCTACTTTGTCTTCTGTTCCTTCAATGATTCCACCGCCCAGAATTCCGTCAGGGGAAAGAATATCCCCGCCACCCGGAACTACATCTCCGGAAAGCTCTTCGCCGGATATGTCCTGTTCTTCTGGGAGGTCGTCATCCTGATTATCCTCACGCTGGTCACGGATATCCTGTTCCTGTCGGATGTTCGCAGGGGCAAGGTCCCGGAAATTCTGCAGTTCCCGTGCGGAGAGGGGGCGGACCTGACTGAGCAGGCCGGAGCCGCTGACATCGACCATCTGTCCGGAAAATAGCTGGCGCATTTCCCCGGTGGCTTTACTCTGCAGGAGCATGGCTTTTCCGGCATGGATTTCTTCCACGCCGTGAATTTCGCCGTCCGGTCCTACCTCACTGAGGATGATGGTTCCACGGATGCCTATTGTGGCCAGCGGGGTGCCGACCTTGAAACGGTCTGGATTCTGTCTGGCAATTTCCCCGGTAACTATGCGGAATGTTCCTTGGGTTATGTCGGCAAGGAAATCACCGACCCCGGTGGAATCGTCATAAATATAATCGTCTAATGAAATACGGGAGTTTTCGCCCTGAGAGAGCAGGGTGTCATCAATAAGCCTGATTTCAACATTGCCGCCCGCAGCAGTAACCAGCTCCTCACCCTGATAGATGGGAGATCCGCTGCTGAGAATCCTTGCTCCTGAAGCTGATTCGGCAAAAGCTTCGCCCTTGAGTCCGGTTACAACACCGATTTCAACAAGGGGGGTGGCTTGTTCAGGCATAATATCTCCGGGAATATGCCCTGTTAAAAAATTAAGGGTACTTAAAATCTATCACTTTTACATTAAGATGTGAATGTTTAATTATTCTTGGTATAGTTGTTCGTAATTATTAGAAAAGAAAACCCGGCGGAAGGGGAGTTCCGCCGGGTTTGGTGGCTCAGGAAAGGATAAACCGGTCCCAGCCTGAGGTCTGTATGTTCCTTTTGCTTAAGGATTTTGGAAGTTTTTCAGACGCGGGGATTTTGCGGCGGCAGGTCTTTTCCGCATTTACGGCATTTCACGGTTTTGTCCTTGTTTTCAAGCCGTATGATGTTGACCTTGCCGCACTGCGGGCATTTGCGCTTGCGGTTAAATGCCGCCATGAGTGTTGAGTATATTCCCCACATGGTATTATTCCTGCTTTTAAAGCTGGTTAAAGGTCTGTTTTTGCCATGCTTGGCTGCGGACCTGTATTAAAGCAGGTCGTTATCAAGTATGAGTGACGACAGGGTTACCATGCCGATTATTTCATTCATATGCTCCACCGGGGCACGGTGGATGCCGATGCGGTGGATCAGACGTACAGCATAACGTATATCCATCTGCGCGGGAACGGTAATAATGGGCTTG from Desulfovibrio sp. JC010 encodes:
- a CDS encoding PEP/pyruvate-binding domain-containing protein; amino-acid sequence: MSLLDWFPFFKKNDKPKLDPEEARRQLTARYNHFRLLIQANTKTHEHIAELEEALRGFHPYGMHYVRALCTRISITTYKMVRHLNDLNPESYAMLFDRFKEIQEQVSQQIEPVHFSGEGELVLDFERVGRDQADLCGPKMAMLGEAGKRLGLNIPAGFVVTTAAFRKFMEQGGLQDEIDRIIQATDFDKRDEVFQVSSRVMQLIISTDFPEDISTAIMDGYKQLRDSLGREVKLAVRSSALGEDVEGAAFAGQYRSILNVDSASLLMAVKEVMASKYTMQAMAYRNNRGMKDEDVAMCVGCIEMVEPAAAGVAYSRNPVNVRDENISIYSVWGLPRAVVDGSTETDEFSVKRGAALEVVERRVAEKCEKYICDSGEGICRTELLDSCRIEPSLSDEQAVLVADVAVRIEEHFGPPQDIEWALTEAGEFYLLQCRPLMLVDDEDEHGAGSLDLPKPVLAGGRTASPGVGIGPVFPVRKSADALSFPDGGVMVLKQALPEHAALLDRCSAVITEQGGMAGHLANVAREFGVAALFGVKGALDALYEGQIVTVDADGHGVYVGPVEPLLVEKPRKRLMRGSPVQAALRKAARHIVRLNLTDPENPNFKPSNCKTYHDIMRFCHEMAVREMFGFGISDEYIMAASKQLICNVPKQFWVLDLGNGVSPEGEVNDRCVFMQHVECIPMRALWAGMQAVPWEGPPAIHGKGLMSVMFEATMNPNLNVATRSTYDQKNYFMISKNYCCLQSRFGFHFCGVESLVGERTSENYASFQFKGGAANPERRRLRAKFIGSILDELDFRVRIREDNMHARLEGLERADMEYHLKILGYLITHTRQLDMIMTNPAQVEQYRARFFKDFEIFNE
- a CDS encoding FecR domain-containing protein, producing MPEQATPLVEIGVVTGLKGEAFAESASGARILSSGSPIYQGEELVTAAGGNVEIRLIDDTLLSQGENSRISLDDYIYDDSTGVGDFLADITQGTFRIVTGEIARQNPDRFKVGTPLATIGIRGTIILSEVGPDGEIHGVEEIHAGKAMLLQSKATGEMRQLFSGQMVDVSGSGLLSQVRPLSARELQNFRDLAPANIRQEQDIRDQREDNQDDDLPEEQDISGEELSGDVVPGGGDILSPDGILGGGIIEGTEDKVEQPVEPKPEKEGEKDEKGLPPEITPEPKPTPKDEEKDKEKKNDDDEITSLLENTDENNDDNDSSKDEPTSDPHNITGSGLIEGTAEADTITGSSSNDTIRGLGGSDTLYGQCGDDTLYGGTGDDIMYGSDGADTLYGEEGSDTLNGGTGTNYIDGGTGAASDVDFVSYADAGGSVNASIKNNLGSTSGRTDFLTNIEGIEGSAHDDELDGDYFANTLLGNGGNDTLEGWEGDDRLDGGAGIDFVSYASAMTGVNVSLKDGTTSGAHGIDTITNVEGIIGSGSGDNLEGDSADNTIQGNAGVDTLYGLEGNNTLEGGAGNDELYGGSDIDTASYANASGGVTVDLTLNTATGADGNDTLNSIENVIGSAYADNITGDGSANTFTDNDTANDVYNGGGGIDTVDYSGITDKYVSAQFDDGKVMLEGQNPMSEYDTITDIEVVIGTKNNDFFEIGNSNATMHAGEGTDNMHCAMISAAININNSTGVATSGSYTYGFSSIETFFATGYSGDVFTGSTSGSETVNLGEGSDTFYLKDSAVTTIKYGTYTNADTIDNFNSGEDNLLFEPFSGMSGYKTFAGFKAYDTVSGTMTVSGSTSAYFVFENDKLYYDGDGDGAGAQKLIATFENSDDVQQSDISFG